Genomic window (Bombyx mori chromosome 9, ASM3026992v2):
aagaatacggttcaaaacctgcattaaataaagtattaacttaacctgttatttatctaagatgtcgttcagaagagttttgtgactgccaatagaatacaaagtcaataattcgtttttatgatttaccaataattgtcgaaaagtcacattgccggctttgataatagtcgactaaaTTATAAGACTAGTTCTTCATTAACTACTGCAAAGTATAACCGGAAGTGTAAGTGAGGAAGTAAGGAAATGTATAGTAGTGTAAGTGTAGTAGGAGATTTGTATGCGCATAATACAGTTTGTACGTGTTATATCCTAACCAACCAATAACTGGTATTTTTAATACCAGATGTACTCAGCGTTTTCCTTTTCACATCACTTGCCTTGATAAAAGTGTCCTGTGTTAATTCAGGTTAAAAGCCCTCATTGAgcgaaatttaattaatgaaatagtCAAATTTATCCACGGAAAACTTTCATTTGCAAATTCTTCGCCCTCCCACTTTCGAAGGCAgggaaataattaattaattcaagaAAGTCTACGAATACAAAATTTCAATCCGAGAACGCTTGAGTGGTTCAGGTATCCAAATAGATAGTGCGAACGTTACAACGACGCCATATCAACGACACAAATACtgtcaattcaaattttttttcctacctgtgctgatagccttgagaggctatttcagcttcgccctaacgtgtgtaggtgagctcacggggctcaaaccggactgctgctaacactgaccctagcaagagcagtgcttcgcaggatgtaccaccggatcggaaacgcgacccactgagaagatccggcgagaaactcagtgggctgtggaaTTCTAATATCGAGGCTATGATATTCTATGATATTCTAACTTGACAAATCGGCAAAGAGTCGTAAATTTTTAAGGTCCATCGTCCAGCTATTTAtccaattttaatttcattaacatTCTATAAATTGGCTGACGCTCTTGAAATCCAACGTTTTCTAGATTCAAAAGTAGATGATGTTATTTTGAAATTGTACCttgtatgtaataaattttatttggtaACTTTGCCGAGCAAAATGTCATAATTACGAGTATATTTATCGAAAGCATTCTAAAGTACCTGTCGATGTTCTAATCAAAcagaattgaaataaatataattatattaccaATAAACAAACCAATGTTACGAAATCAAATTTGGATTctaattacattacatttcgCAATCTAACCACATTAGCGCGGTGAAGTTTATCGACACCTACAATATTGGGGTGTATATTTCTTAACCCGATTTCAATCAAAACAGTACAAACTTTACGAATTTAACAAGAAATAAATGAATGTATCTATGGTATTgataatcaaatttattttctgtacATATTTGGACAACATCAGAGAACACAAACCGTCTAAAGATAATTGTTGAAGCCAGAACAGTACATATCATTAGCggcaaaaacaaataaaataatctcgTCATATCTTGTGATGTGTAACATCCCCTGTCactataaataatttgttgttTGAAGTGTGATAGCCGCGTAATGTAACCGATACTTCAACCTCAACCttggtaggcggcggcttggctctgcccctggcattgctgaagtccctgggcgacggtaatcactcaccatcaggtgggccgtatgctcgtctgcctacaagggcaataaaaaaaacaaacctcAGTCCTAAAAGCCCAGGCCATTAGTCCTCACTCCATAAAATAAGTAATTCACATCAGACAGGCCACAAGATCTATTCCACAAAACTAAACACCTTTCTTTTATTACAGTCATGGCCgtatttcttcatcttcatgATCCTGGAGCACATCGTCCTGAGGCTGGAAGGGAAGCCAGGCGTCAGACTTAACGACGGAATCACAAGTATATCGCACGGAATCTTCCAAGAATGCGGAAGGTTAGTCTCATTCCGTGAACCCATTTAAAAATAGTACAATTGTTTGTAATTCTAAAATTACTGACCTACTTCCGTTTCGCTATCTTATCCCAACTACATATCTACAAAATATGCTACTAAAGTAGAACAACGCTATTCATTTTCACAACACTATGATGAAAAAATGACGAAGCCGTTTGCTTACTACTTTCGAATaaaaaaagcaacaaaaaaatattgatccAAAGACCgtactgtaaataaaaaatgcaaaactgGTAGGCTGTGGAACATGAAGATAAACCAATAAAGATTCGTCGACAAactatattatgtgtatttcatttgtctttttttttcctacctaagctgatagtcttgagaagctatttcagcataaccttagctagtaggtgagcggacggggctcaaaccggagtgatgctaacactgaccctagcaagagcagtgcttcgcagaaaaaaaggtaggcagcggcttggctctgcccctggcattgctgaagtccatgggcgacggtaaccactcaccatcaggtgggccgtatgctcgtctgcctacaaaggcaataaaaaaaaaacccactgagaagatccggcgagaaactcagtgggcaatatGTGTATTTGATAAGCTACAGCTTATATACCGTTATCATACTATAAGGTTGGAGATACAGTGGGctctttagttttattattgccATTTTTTGCTAACAGTTGAAAAACTGAACTTAGTTCGTTTGTTTTAGAATTATTTGGCGTGGTGCTGAGTCTTACTTGTACACGTGGATCTACACCAACTACAGATTAGTGGAGCTGCCCTGGGACAGCACGCTGACCTGGTATGCGGCAGCTCTTGGCGTCGACTTCTGCTATTACTGGATGCACAGGGCCTGCCATGGTATGAACATCTTCTAATGTAATTCTCCGACTGTATTGTTCGTCCTAATAAAATGAATTCGGTAGCAAACGTATCCATTTTGCATTTTGATTTAGccattacatataatattctGACAGTCGCGtaacaattactggtggtaggacctcttgtgagtccgcacgggtaggtaccaccaccctgcctatttctgccgtgaagcagtaatgcgtttcggtttgaaggttggggcagccgttgtaactatactgagaccttagaacttatatctcaaggtgggttgcgcatttacgttgtagatgtatatgggctccagtaaccgcttaacactagatgggttgtgatctcgtccacccttttaagcaataaaaaaatgctgccGTAATTATAAGACTTAAATTAGTAAATCTACTTAGGGAGACTATACTGCATACATCGATTCATATTTAACTACAAGAACAATGTTTTCTTCATGTTTTTTTCGTAATTTCAACTTGAAGTTAATGCTCTGTATAAATACTTAGACATCATACTTGGCAGGCTAACTTGGCAGGCTTAAATTACCGTTGTACCAGTGATGCATGATTAAGTAATGTACTAGTAATGCATGATATGACAGTGCTTGTTAAGTTGGTCGGTAATGTACATTGTGGGACAACAAGGCTTTAttgtttatgataaaaaaataagtaaaaaaaaaaagaatctccGTAAAGCATACTCAAAACGATACTTTTGTCGCAGAGGTCCATATACTATGGGCGCAACATCAAGTACACCACACGTCAGAAGACTTCAACATGGGCGTCGGAATACGTCAATCCGTTCTTCAAGGCTGGTGCGGATTTGTAAGTTATTAAACATCACAATTTTCCAgctcttaaaataaaaaagtggtaTTATTGgtggtattattatattattaagtggtattgccacgtaccatccggctatggagtGAGCTCCccttgtttcccgagcgctatgacacgttcttcttcaaaagaggcttgtggagagtattaagcggtggccagcggcttcgctctgcccctggcattgctgaagtccatggacgacggtaaccactcaccatcaggtgggcggtatgctcgtctgcatacaagggtaacaaaaaaaaatctatacttgGGTTATCGTCCTGCTcttttctgacgtgaagcaatCATTTATTCCTGTCTGAAGGCTAATATAGCGGTTATAACCAAAAGTTATTGGTAGGTGCACTATTATATTTACTGTCATCGAAGTTAGATGCACAACGTCTCATGTAATCGTAAGCGCTTACTGTCGCTCGTAGATATCGCCAGTATCAGCAATGTGCCTTTCGTTCGTGACTCTATTCAAATCACATTTATAGAAAGACATCCCAACCATTCAGATGGCTTGAGGTTTAATAGTAGAAAAGTATTAGCAGTATTAGTTCTCAGAACTCCACCGGTGTACtcaaagaagtcgtcgtggcctgaatgatgaggcgtccggtgcattcgtgttgagtgatgcactggtgtccgaatcccgcaggctggtgccactttttctaatgaaataggtacttaacaaatgttcacgattgacttccacggtgaaggaataacatcgcttaataaaaatcaaacttgcaaaattataatttacgtaattactggtggtagttcgttttgtgattccgcacgggtaggtagcaccgccccgcctatttctaccgtgaagcagtaacgcgcttccgcttgaaagatggggcagccgttgtaactatactgagaccttagaactcatatcttaaggtgggtggcggcatttatgttgtagatgtctatgggctccgttaaccaatTCACACCAGAtggtctgtgagctcatccaccaatctatgcaaaTTTTATTACCATAGGATAATGACCCTACCTTTGTGATTTAAGTTTCTTCTCAGGATTGTGGTACCAATCGATTTGACCTTACAACGTGTCCTAATCCAaaccatttttcatatttaaatcatACAAAGTAcaaatatattactattatatttagATTCGCACATTATCAATTTAATACGTCAATAAACACCGAAGTGCTAGCAAGCAATTATGATTGTTATCTAAAGAACGTCAAGTTCCAATTTCACGTATACATTCACTGTTTTCTGAACGTATTAGCTGCCTGCAGTGCGTGACACGGAATATATTACGAACGTAGATGATACACGCAAGGCTCCTTCCTCATTTTGTTCCTTAAATACATCTCAAAACgaaccataaaaaaattaacataacactttcatttctaaatttaaatgtcaCAAATGCTTATTCGGCTCCAAAGGTGGAACCGTCATTATTATATCGACTTAGATCATGTCATAAATACACGTCTAAGGTGGTGGTGGCATTCTCATTGTAATTCCTATGCCTAAACATaaggtataaaatatataaactcaTTTTGAGACGTATAGATGTAGTGAGAAACTATTTTCCTTCGGGAAAACTCGGATCTTTCGGAATACGATGACACCCGAACTGTCAATGAATGATCGTATTAAATGAGAGACATTTTCATATCCATTAATTTGGAACTTCATTGTTtagtgtcaaatgtcaaaatgaatAATGTCATTGTACTGAAGCTATCTGAGAGAGCACGATAAATACAAACTTTTCCGAAAAATTACGAAGGAAAATCTTTTCTCACTATATCTATAAAATGGGTGTgttaatagtattttaatacgattctcttatcctttagactaaTTCGGGCTAGAAATATAATAGAGATACCCAGACAAAATCGATTTATATAATAGTAtctgaataatttaaattcaatacaaAATAATTCACAGAATCAGACGTCCACAGAATTTATGTGTAAATGTCGATTGAGCAAACCAGCATAATAATAGAGATTCCTGTTTTATAAGAAAATATTGAAACAGTAGTTCGTGTAAACATTGTGTGGAACAGATAaacaaaagttgttttaattttgtattctaATGCTATGATAACATGGACGTTATTACCAGAAAACGTAATATTATGATACGTGGAAAACTATATAAAGTAAAtgtagaatatttattttacattgttaAAGTAAtacgatatttattttatgaatcatATATGATGAAATcagaaatatgttttaaaaatattatttttagatttcCACAAATTCTGTAGTTGTTTAgcttttcaaattaattttaaatccgCCTCTCTAAAAACTAGAAGATGAAAAGTATTCGGCAACTCAAGGTTATTAGTTGTATTGGAATCATTTTGATAATTTCCCTTACAGAATATTCAAGTCaggaaattaaaatgaaaaacactAAAGTGTTGAACTTTAAACTAGTGGtattgttattgtaattttCTGAACGGCTGCtacattgaatttaaaaaaaaattacgcgcTAAAATAAGTCTATGTAGTAAGCTTTTCTGATTGTTTAAAATCCGCTCTTCAAATTTCAACTTtctctaaaaataatattttaatatttcgttTGATTGTCAATATTTCAATTCACTTTCTTATGCTTCAGACAagattttaaatctatataaacaaataaagcaataataaaatacttacggCTTAAAATGAATAGAACAAGCTGATTTAACGGCAATTCGATTTCTTAATTCCGTTTTCAATTTCTATTGAACACAGATTTATACTGAAGCATTACTGAACATAgggatttgaatttttttttaattgttagtaAAATTCGAGAGTTGCAATGCGGAGAAGTTATCCCAAGTGATACTTTATTGATTATTGACTAGACTGGGATCAGCAACATCCAAGTCCTCAACAAACATAGCCGATGTTAGAAgactgaaaatatattttgcgtTTGATAGTGTTATGTTCTGACCTTACTGCTTTTAAAGAGCTTTACATAATATCTTCATCTGAAAGTATTGGAGACAATGAAAATAATCTTAAGAGACAAGTTGTGTTAAACTTAGAAATACCAAGCATTTCAAGCAAAAATTATTGACATTTCACGGAATAATGCAAATTCTCTTCTTTCCTCAGATATTCTACCTACCTCTGGCATTTGCCATACCACCAGCCCAGTTTGTTGTTCACCACCAGTTCAGCTACCTTTACATGTTCTGGATTCACACCGAAGCCATCAAGAGCCTTGGTCCGCTAGAATATATCCTCAACACTCCAAGTCATCATAGAGTGCATCATGGTGAGTTTAACTGTTTGTTATCATGTTCTTATCAAACCACGCACCACTTtgcaaatttaaaaagaaaattttgcttTTCAATGATACAATTCATTATCTAAATCGAAAATGTACTGGCAATCCCGATAATCGTGGATAAGGGTGGCAATATATAGGGTATCCCTAAAGGGGAGGATCTCTTAAGGGGGATGGATTTAGTGCAATACGCCAACTGATAACGCCGACAGCTATTAAGCCAACGACTGCTGGGCTAGCATCTCGCGAAGGAAGCTGGCGAAGCTTGCATCAGCCATCACTCCCATTTCCCTCATCGAGTTTTGTGTTAGACACTTGGATTTAAAAGTGACGTGAGGTTGATTAGTAGGCTCATCTCTCTACCACCACACGGCCCTAACATGTGGTATAACAGTAACAATCGCtcgcaaaaaaaacaaaaagtcctAAAGTAAGGCAAATGCTTCGACTAAAGTTAGTGACAACTGCCTCCCAAGCTGGGATTTTCTCCTACAAATTGGTGCTGGAAACATACCAAAGCGAGACTAAAACAAATACTACATTGAGACCTCAATTGCCAAAAACATTAGATAAGATACAGACTGTGTAAATAAAAGTCCTATTATTTAAGTTCAATTACTTTCATTCGTAAAATCATGACCATATAACATCATAATAAAATcttttataatgtaattttttgacCATTACCGGCCGATCATATCAAAGCCAGACTCCGTGGTGGAGCAGTCAGATTCACTAAATACTAAATCAACTAAACAACTGTCAACCACAAAAATACTCTTTTGTCAATTCAAAAATATACTCTGCTTCCAAATATAAAGGACTAGAAAGTGCGATATATCCATTTCTAACAAACAGTGTAACTTGGTTTGCGAAATCCCTAGTCTTTCTTCGATTTTTATTTCGGGCTTAAGTGATTGTGTGTAACGAACTGTGTCTTTGAGTTCGAATGGAATTCCTttattctagaaaaaaaaaatcattttaggtTGCTGATGTCTAAATTTCTGAATTAACACACTTTACTTAGTGGGCTCATCTAAGCATGAAACATGGGTTAGAAGTCTCAGATACatggtttaataaataaataaataaataataaatattttactaacaatcacgccacgctaactggtcccgtgataagttcgtaaagaactgccgtgaagcagtaatgcgtttcggtttgaagggtggggcagccgttgtgactatactgagaccttagaactatatctcaaggtgtgtggcgcatttacgttgtagatgtctatgggctccagtaaccacttaacaccaggtgggctgtgagctcgtccccacatctaagcaataataaaaaaaaaaaaaaaaaaaaaaaaaaaaaaaaaaaaaaaaaaaaaaaaaaaaaaaaaaaaaaaaaaaaaaaaaaaacttgtgttacaggtaccagataacggaaataaatgtaagatttttattataaacatacatatatttaatatacatccataatcctggaaaagacatttatatttatcatacaaatatcttcccttggcgggattcgaacccgcaacccccttgtgtagtgaccatgtcacttaccactacaccagacggccgttgctATATGCTATACGTGGCTATACCCACTTCAAACTGGTATGATTCATTGTAACGTGTCAGAAATAGGTTGGACGGTGACGGAAATCATCTAAATAGCTAATCAAATTACAGACCGGCTTATTAAAGCTTTTTAGTAATCctttcaacccgaaacgcattaccgtaCAAAATAGGCAGcgtaatggtacctacccgaacgGGCGCAAAAGGCGTCCTACCACAGGAAAAAGTATTACTACTAAATTATAAGTAATATAaagtactgagaccttacaacttatatctcaaggtgggtggcgcatttacgttgtagatgtctatgggctacagtaaccacttaacaacatgtgggctgtgagctcgtccacccatctaagcaataaaaaaaaaaaaaaaacaaaaaaaaaaaaaaaaaaaaaaacgtaatattaCGTATTCTGAACACAAATACCGCTTTCGTCAAACAATATGTAGTCAGCTAAACATGCCGCCAGTTCACAAAGCGCGCAACGAATATCTTCACGACGTGACAGCTCCTTGGCTTACATTACTCGTCAAAGAAAGCGAATATTTGTTTGGATTTTATCCATCGCCGGTTGTTGTTTATCTATAGTTTTGTATTAAGATAGACACATGAGCATGTGGTCGACGTTTCAATCGTTTAGTTTTCCTTGAACACAACACAATCTTCCAATTGTCCATTTTAATCAAATAGCTTTCGTGGCCGAGCTCTCGAGCTAACCCACCCGTCCTGGTGTAGTTGTAAAGGTCAGGAAATAATATATTACCTAATGTGTTCATACTTAGTGCATGGAATGACCTTACCTTCTCTCAAATTGAGTACTGATGATATGACCTACATATATCCTTTTAGCTTCTTGTAttactgacatccatgagcaTTGGCGAATATTCGCCGTCATCTGTctaaaaacaaaagagaaaccATAGCACAAGCATTAATCTGATGAATTACAGACTTTTACTATATAAATCCTAAGTCCCATTGGCCTCATTGATTGGATAAAACCAGATATCCCAAAATGTTACTTATTTAATCACACTAAAATATATTGACCTAGTTAGTAGCTTAAAGATAGTGAATAtcgtaattaaatttattgtcgCAAtagtgttatattaaaaatgattcgaaacacttaaaatttaatcaatagcTGTCGTAACTTTTTTAAGAGCTAAAACTCTACAAAATCTAATAAATTATGCGCAACGTGACAACCTTGACTAACCCGCTTAAACAGCCCCAAAAATGAATACGAAAATAATAcgaaatcaaatccgcaaaggCATGACATCAAATCAATTTCGTATCTCGGATCCCACTGTTATCCGATGCCATTATCCGGCGTACAAAAATCGTACATACCACTACGAGTTAAGTCATAAAATTCGATGACAATTTTTACTCAAAAGCGATCTTCAAAAGCCGCCATTATAATATCGTTATGAATCACATAATCTggtattttatatgtatgtaaaggGTATTCGTGAATTAGCGCTGTCGTTCTAGAAAGACTTGGACTGTGTAAAAGAGGATATACTAGAGAACGTGAGTGATGATGTATCAAAATAAGAGATCATGATGCACCGACTCAGCGTAGTGGGATTAAGGCAAGAAGGAAAAGAATAATTCCACAATTGCCATAGAAAAGATACAATCACGATAAAGCATTCCTGCCCTGAAAAAACACTTTAAGTGGGACCTTATTACCTTAGAGGAATAAATTGAGTTTCTCATTTCTGAAAAatgttatacattttttatttttatttttttaaatgcaataattaaaaatgacaaCATTATTAAGAATCCTTATGATATAGCTgctaaaaagtaaaataaaacggTAAATGCCACATTGGCAACACCGAATAAAATTATCTACGAAGGGTCGTGTATATTTTTGAGTTATTAAGCGGTAGTAGGAATAATATCCAGTGTCTACCCCTAAGTAAGTTTAGCAAATTATCTTATGGCTCGCTGATAACTTCAGAACCTCACGTGAATGTCCACTGTGAGACATTAGATTTATTATCTgcattaatatacatacatacatataatataatatacatacgtaGCGGCCGACCAAAATTTTAAGCTTACGAGGGGTCGAAGTTCATTTGCTTATCTGACTTTTGATAAATGCGACCTGAAATAAAAACGGGATAACAATCGATCGACACTACAGTATAcattttaatatcaataaattcAAGAACGATGGAGGAATTAAGGaagtattgttttatgtatgtttatttatatgtatttttcattttatattagattattattccttttttttttttcaaagagtTGTTTAACAGTCGTGCTTTAATcctttttatattgtacacttttTTCCTCTTATACATCAtatttctctctgctaatggttggctggaagaaaactcatgaatgagttaagctcgcctttagtattttgacattctttaaatctgtttttattgtattttctttttgtgtacaataagtataaaaaaataagtattttgAATGAAACCACATAATATTAGCAAACGAATTAAATCTCTAATTGCTATAAAAAATTTGACTGGAAAATAATGAATTAACGAAAATTTAATTGGCTCAACGTGATCAAAAAACCAGAGACTGTTCTGAGACTTTTTTATACATGCCCTGTACCACTGTTTGTATAATACCAAACCATACCgttatacaaattttaaaaacatttaatttagatCATTGCCGCATTACAAAGactaattgaaaattaaatagattGGAAAATTTCAATGGAATTTTTaggaaagaaaatatttatgatGCAGATGATGGCTTCATGTTGTAATTTCTTATTCGTTCCCAATTTAAAAAGGTTTTTAGAATTGCAAATGAGATTACGATATTTTGGATATTGTAAGCAAGTAAACTCAGAACTCCTTAGGGATGTCGGTACAAAATTCACATAAATCTTTCCTTCTACAGATTAGGTTAAGTGTATGAAATTTtaaagtgtattatttttttttgttataggcAGCAATAAGTACTGCTTAGATGTAAACTACGGCGGAGTCCTCATCGTTTGGGACAGACTCTTCGGCACCTTTAAACCCGAAACAGATAAGATCGAGATCGTGTATGGACTAATATACAATCAACCTTCATTCAACCCTCTGTACTTACAGGTAAGAAATTTAACTAAACAATACCGTGCTCAAGAACCAAAATTTAAaaggtggaaaaaaaaattaccattccCAAGCTAGAATTCTATCTTCTAGTATGGGCACTGGAAATACACatagaaaa
Coding sequences:
- the LOC101737166 gene encoding alkylglycerol monooxygenase, whose product is MAEFSFANASVENGFSDFVTDHLKGVGRLFYINSPQDSMFEKKDDVPNFFKQSWPYFFIFMILEHIVLRLEGKPGVRLNDGITSISHGIFQECGRIIWRGAESYLYTWIYTNYRLVELPWDSTLTWYAAALGVDFCYYWMHRACHEVHILWAQHQVHHTSEDFNMGVGIRQSVLQGWCGFIFYLPLAFAIPPAQFVVHHQFSYLYMFWIHTEAIKSLGPLEYILNTPSHHRVHHGSNKYCLDVNYGGVLIVWDRLFGTFKPETDKIEIVYGLIYNQPSFNPLYLQSFYNGYVLEKFRSYESWGDKMRAIFWGPSWEPGSPRLGDEDMKVDVENREKYDVHLPAWCNAYLVTHYAVVLYGFFELASRHMGMTPISVLIFVVYIIASLSVIGMLFDNSRHAPILEVLRCSALAFLTRTITLTSPALGTTLQIFYVVSAMFWCLNMLKLLEIKKTRKVD